The genomic DNA AATCATTGATATGATTGACTTCATATCGGTCGAACAGGCGCTGGCGCCGCTTCAGTTCACTTTTGATGGAAGCAAGGGCGCGGTTACTGAAGTTCTTGCTCCCTTCGATATTGGTGATGGTCCCCAACAAATGCGGAATATCCTTGAACGGCTGCGCCATTCCCCCACCCTTATAGTCGATGAGCAGGAAGGCCACCTCATGTGGATGGAAATGGACCGCGAGTGAAAGGATATAAGTTTGCAGGAACTCACTTTTCCCTGATCCCGTGGTACCTGCAAGGAGTCCATGGGGGCCATGTGCCTTTTCGTGAAGGTTCAACTCCACGAGGTCTTCCTTTCCTTTCAGTCCCACCGGTACGGCGAGGGACTTGGCCGATTCCCTCGTCAGCCAGTTTTCCTTGATCGGAAGCTGCTGAACGTCGTTCGTTCCGAGCATCCCCAGGAACGACACACTTGTCGGGATTGAATTGGTCATCCCGATCTGATGGTTCAGTGTCCTTAGCATGCGGGCATAACGCTCATTGCCTTCCCGGTCGTAAGCATCCAATTTGAACGGGATCTTGACCGCTTTCTTCTTCTGAATCAAGATATCCCCCTGCTGATCATTGATGTACCGGACAAGGGTATGGATATTTTCCGACAGGCTCTCCTTTGCTTCCGCCGCGAAAATGACGGACATCCCGAGATGGGCATACTCCCCTTCAAGATACTGAAGGATTACGTGGTCGGAGATCAGCTGATGGTTCGTGACGATGAACACATAGTGGGGTGAATAGATCACCTTTTCCTTTGCATCATCGTCTATATCCCTTTCCCTCAACACTTCATAGATGGAAGACAGAATCTGATCGCGGGTCTTTTCGTTATAAATGAAGCCTTTGGCATAGGATTGCGGGAGTTGGAAATGGGGCAGATATTTCATCCATTCCCACTCGCCGTATTCTTCTTCGTCAAAAATGAACACGAAGCGAAGATCATGATAGCTGTGGAAAAAGGCAAGCTGTCCGACCATCTGATGAATTTCGTTCTTGTAGACGGCTTCCTTCCCGATCAAGCCGATTGCCCCTAGGCTCAGTTCTGCTTTGACGGGCAGATGGTCGATCTCACTATAGACTTCTTTCATTTTTTGAGATTGCTCCAATAGATCATCCATTTCCCGGTTGGCCATATCGCTTGAGCTCAACGAAATAGTGTAACTTGCGGGAACCTTCCCTGTCCCAAGGCGGAACTCAAGGAAGTCGGGGCTGTCAAGGGTCCTTTCCCACAAACGGTCAGAGAGCTCTTCCGTCAGGTACTTGATCCGTTCATACGACGGATAATGGAACTGGAGCACATCGGTCTGCTTCTCGGCGAGGTCCTGGAGCTCCTGCCGTTTATTTTTCAAATAGCTCGTATATACGCGCTCCCGCTTTTCTTTCGCCTTTTTCCTTGTTGATTTATCCTTGAAGAACTGAACGGTGGACGTAATCAACGTCGTGGTGAACATGACAAGCGAGATGATGATGAAGATCCCCCTTGGAATCACAAGGGCAATGAAGCCCATTACAACAAGCATGACAAGCGGCGGCAGGATGATGATCCACAAGCTGCGTCCAGAGTCATCAGATTCCTGGCTTGGGAACGACAGCTGCACTTTTTCTTCGGGAAGGTCATAGACCATCCGGGGCGTCCGACGATAATTCGGATACTTCTTCTTCATCTCGGACAACGGCCGACGGGACTCGGGCAGATCAATCCCCATCTCCCCTACTCCATGGATAGAGATCAGATCATCCTCCAACAAGGAGATGGTCACATAGGGGGTGAAGATCATATCTCCCGTGCGGATCTCCGTTTTTTTTCTGATCCGCTCCCCGTTCAAATAAAACGATCCGGAGTCTGGATGCAGCACCCATCGTCCGTTCTCCCCCCTGTACCATTCTCCCGATACTCCCTCATGATGGGGGATAGCGATATGCACACCCTTCCGAGAACCTATGAACATCTCTTCCAAATGACCGATGAAGTACACATTGTCTTCTTCCGCAAGCGGGGCTATGAGAATGGAAAGTTTCTCACTGCCAGCCTGGCACGTCCATTCCTTTCCGGGCTTGATCTCTTCTTCCAAATCTCCTTTGATCCGGAACGATGAACCGAGCTTTTCAATAGACAGCGTTTGCCATTCGGTAGGGAGGGAAGGAAGGGTCACCGAATCCGTGAGATCGCGCCCGATCGTTACCGTTTCCCTGTCCGTATTGATTCTGTAGTACTGGTACTGTTCCTTATATAAAATCCACAGGGCATACATTCAATCACCCACTCAGTCTGTTTTTTTATCATCTTTCTTCTGCTGATCTTTTTTCTGGTCTTCTTTTTTCTGATCGTCAGCTTTAGGGGCCTCTTTTTCTTTCTGTTCGGCATCCTGTTCTTCTTGAGGAGCAGCATCTGCTTCCTTCGCCTGCTCTTCCTCAGCCGCTTTTTCTTCCTCAAGTTTCTTCATTTCTTCTTCGTACTCATTGATTTCACTTTCAATATCGTTCAGCTTTTGCTGTCTTTCTTCACTGTCCAGCTCGCTATCGGACTTCACCTGTTCGCGATACTTAAGCAGGCCAAACAGGATCAGATCCCGGTCTTCGAGGAAACGGGCTGTATCAAGGGCTTCCTTCGCCTTTCCGCGTCCGATGTTGATCCAGTACTCGTAGTACATGGGGTCGGACTGCAGGGAAATCGTATTCCTGACGTTCTCCTTCTGATCCTCTGACAGGGACTCATTCACAATATAGGAGAGGGCCAGCTGATACTGGGCAACCTTTGGAATATCGTCGATGT from Rossellomorea marisflavi includes the following:
- the essC gene encoding type VII secretion protein EssC, giving the protein MYALWILYKEQYQYYRINTDRETVTIGRDLTDSVTLPSLPTEWQTLSIEKLGSSFRIKGDLEEEIKPGKEWTCQAGSEKLSILIAPLAEEDNVYFIGHLEEMFIGSRKGVHIAIPHHEGVSGEWYRGENGRWVLHPDSGSFYLNGERIRKKTEIRTGDMIFTPYVTISLLEDDLISIHGVGEMGIDLPESRRPLSEMKKKYPNYRRTPRMVYDLPEEKVQLSFPSQESDDSGRSLWIIILPPLVMLVVMGFIALVIPRGIFIIISLVMFTTTLITSTVQFFKDKSTRKKAKEKRERVYTSYLKNKRQELQDLAEKQTDVLQFHYPSYERIKYLTEELSDRLWERTLDSPDFLEFRLGTGKVPASYTISLSSSDMANREMDDLLEQSQKMKEVYSEIDHLPVKAELSLGAIGLIGKEAVYKNEIHQMVGQLAFFHSYHDLRFVFIFDEEEYGEWEWMKYLPHFQLPQSYAKGFIYNEKTRDQILSSIYEVLRERDIDDDAKEKVIYSPHYVFIVTNHQLISDHVILQYLEGEYAHLGMSVIFAAEAKESLSENIHTLVRYINDQQGDILIQKKKAVKIPFKLDAYDREGNERYARMLRTLNHQIGMTNSIPTSVSFLGMLGTNDVQQLPIKENWLTRESAKSLAVPVGLKGKEDLVELNLHEKAHGPHGLLAGTTGSGKSEFLQTYILSLAVHFHPHEVAFLLIDYKGGGMAQPFKDIPHLLGTITNIEGSKNFSNRALASIKSELKRRQRLFDRYEVNHINDYTRLYKQGKTEVPLPHLFLISDEFAELKSEEPDFIKELVSAARIGRSLGVHLILATQKPGGVIDNQIWSNARFRVALKVQNSEDSREILKNSDAAAITVTGRGYLQVGNNEVYDLFQSAWSGAPYQEDSYEAEDEVAIVTDLGLIPLSEVSSSPGGQKDVQSEIDAVVDRIEEMQSAMNIEKLQSPWLPPLADRLYLPRETSPKENQVFLATIDEPEKQSQSPYWYTVVEDGNVGIFGSSGYGKTQTAITLLMGMARSLTPEEVHYYLLDFGNGGLLPLKQLPHTADYFLIDQERKIEKFVSILDEEMANRKRLFQQKEVSSIKMYNTVSEEKLPLLFVTIDNYDIVKDEMMDFEIQMNQLARDGQSLGVYMLLTATRVNSVRQSLMNNLKTKIAHYLMDQTETQTLVGRVDFEPEAIPGRAIVKKDTAFFSQIFLPSEGKDDYEQLNRLKEDVQFLREKYSGMSLPEPVPMLPTELTMVNFTQYTDQTQRQGLLPVGLNEETVKPVYVNFQKTKHCLVLGQAQKGKTNVLKVMANTILQQDTEHLAIFDSIDRGLIHMMKEDKVVYMENREHIDIWLTKAEEIFAAREEQYNQSITDGNSLPQFPPIYLMADGYGRFLQNVDTKLQDRIVKCMKNYSHLGFYIIMSGSNNELSKGYDALTTELKQIRQAIVLMKKSEQTLYTLSYDRKEPDIQPGFGYYVENSKEIKLQIPLMVTERKVLA